One stretch of Leptospira mtsangambouensis DNA includes these proteins:
- a CDS encoding AMP-dependent synthetase/ligase: MANNLAEVYKESAEKFGPRPAFWYKNAQKDYQALTYKELYEDGLALAEALIELGVKAREHVGVLADNRMEWIIADCAVLTAGAANVPRGSDITDSEIVYILNHSEAKVVFVENDKVYEKYKNNKSQVKSVKTVIIMDKDTKLKSGAGILHFYDLLEQGRDMRAKGKREAEKRMAGIKPDDLYTLIYTSGTTGMPKGVMLMHSNMIHQMHYVVPRVAKVSPDDRMLSILPVWHIFERVVEYFAIINGGSTYYTKVTELRNDIQKARPTFMASAPRVWESIYNGIYTRINDPKQTPPVRRLLFKVAYFFSKHYHAAIRFLKGWEVDYEGRNIIQSLALSVVSIIKLLLTGPFTVTILTILAAQFGLPEESPLKTPLYVIAGLGVLFNSFTLDRIVLAKIRQATGGHLRATLSGGGALQKHVDAFFMDIGITVLEGYGMTETGPVISARTFDRPIMGSVGDIVPLSQVQIRDDAGNVLCHIDDKKNIIFGKLGVKGVVHIKGPQVMKGYYKNPETTKKTIVDNWMNTGDIGMINFKKTLTLTGRAKDTIVLLGGENVEPVPIENKIDESTYIKQSMIVGQDQKVLGAIIVPDFDALIPWAEENGISEKNPEKLITNPKVVDFYKKEVRNFNSVKTGFKNFEQVQYVTLITKPFEVGDELTNLMKMKRHVITEKYKDRILELYKNS; the protein is encoded by the coding sequence GAATGGATCATTGCCGATTGTGCAGTGTTAACTGCTGGTGCTGCCAACGTTCCACGGGGTTCTGATATTACTGATTCGGAAATCGTTTATATTTTAAATCATTCTGAAGCGAAAGTTGTTTTCGTAGAAAATGATAAAGTTTATGAAAAATATAAAAACAACAAATCCCAAGTAAAGTCGGTGAAAACCGTTATCATAATGGACAAAGACACCAAATTGAAGTCAGGTGCTGGAATCCTACATTTTTACGATCTCCTGGAACAAGGGAGAGATATGCGTGCCAAAGGGAAACGGGAAGCCGAAAAACGAATGGCCGGAATCAAACCGGACGATTTGTACACTCTTATTTACACATCAGGAACCACGGGAATGCCAAAAGGTGTGATGCTCATGCATTCCAATATGATTCACCAAATGCATTATGTAGTTCCTCGAGTTGCTAAGGTTTCACCTGACGATCGTATGTTGTCCATCCTTCCAGTATGGCATATCTTTGAACGAGTTGTGGAATACTTTGCCATCATCAATGGTGGATCTACTTACTATACAAAAGTAACCGAACTTCGTAACGACATCCAAAAAGCAAGACCTACCTTTATGGCTTCTGCCCCACGTGTTTGGGAAAGTATATATAACGGGATTTATACTCGTATCAATGATCCAAAACAAACTCCTCCTGTGAGAAGATTATTGTTTAAGGTTGCATACTTTTTTTCCAAACATTACCATGCGGCAATTCGTTTTCTAAAAGGTTGGGAAGTGGATTATGAAGGAAGAAACATCATTCAATCCCTAGCTTTGTCTGTGGTTTCCATCATAAAGCTTTTGTTAACGGGTCCATTTACGGTAACGATCCTTACCATCCTTGCGGCACAGTTTGGATTACCAGAGGAAAGTCCTCTGAAAACTCCATTGTATGTGATTGCTGGATTAGGGGTTTTATTTAATTCCTTTACATTGGATCGCATTGTACTCGCAAAAATTCGCCAAGCAACAGGTGGACATTTACGTGCTACTCTTTCTGGTGGTGGAGCACTCCAAAAACATGTGGATGCTTTCTTTATGGACATTGGGATTACCGTTCTTGAAGGATACGGTATGACAGAAACGGGACCGGTCATTTCTGCACGAACTTTTGATCGTCCCATTATGGGATCTGTGGGTGACATTGTTCCGCTTAGCCAAGTGCAAATTCGCGATGATGCAGGAAATGTCCTTTGCCATATTGACGATAAAAAAAATATCATCTTCGGTAAGTTAGGTGTGAAAGGTGTGGTTCATATCAAAGGACCACAGGTAATGAAAGGCTATTACAAAAATCCAGAAACTACCAAAAAAACCATCGTAGACAATTGGATGAATACCGGTGATATCGGTATGATCAACTTCAAAAAAACACTGACTCTTACAGGTCGTGCGAAGGATACAATCGTTCTACTTGGTGGAGAAAACGTAGAGCCGGTTCCTATCGAAAATAAAATTGATGAATCAACTTACATCAAACAGTCGATGATTGTGGGCCAAGACCAAAAGGTTCTCGGTGCCATCATTGTTCCCGACTTTGATGCACTCATCCCCTGGGCGGAAGAAAATGGAATTTCAGAAAAAAATCCTGAAAAACTAATCACCAATCCAAAGGTTGTCGATTTCTATAAAAAGGAAGTTCGTAATTTTAACAGTGTTAAAACTGGATTCAAAAACTTTGAACAAGTACAGTATGTAACACTCATCACAAAACCATTTGAAGTGGGTGATGAACTTACTAACTTAATGAAGATGAAACGACACGTGATTACAGAAAAATACAAAGACAGAATTTTGGAACTCTACAAAAACAGTTAA
- a CDS encoding enoyl-CoA hydratase/isomerase family protein, which yields MTPFAEIFHGERILEIKMQSNEKNTFDFEAFVLFEQILNKHANNPNLRVLLFTSAQTQFFSNGIEPTLMYGKTESDVRKSVEQLLRTAQTYFQFPVPTIAVVNGHCMAAGAVFALFSDYRYMVDKGARIGFSEAIVGLNFPSIPTIVLQDLVGVKVTRDLLFTGKQIKGPEAKEIGLVDELFSADSLFGESLKFAESLSKLTNNSSRGMKTALREPYRKKMESLFQIDADLFTKVILSPDGQEGFLSLIEKRRPKFST from the coding sequence ATGACTCCTTTTGCAGAGATCTTTCATGGAGAACGCATCTTGGAAATCAAGATGCAATCCAATGAAAAGAATACTTTCGATTTCGAAGCTTTTGTATTATTCGAACAAATCTTAAACAAACACGCAAACAATCCAAATTTGCGTGTTTTACTTTTTACATCCGCACAAACACAGTTTTTTTCCAATGGGATAGAACCCACTCTTATGTATGGAAAAACAGAATCTGATGTTCGAAAATCCGTTGAACAGTTGTTACGAACTGCACAAACATATTTCCAATTTCCAGTTCCCACCATTGCAGTTGTGAATGGACATTGTATGGCAGCGGGAGCAGTGTTTGCATTGTTCTCAGATTACCGGTACATGGTGGACAAAGGGGCAAGGATTGGATTTTCCGAAGCCATCGTTGGCCTTAACTTTCCATCCATTCCTACGATTGTTTTACAAGACTTGGTGGGTGTCAAAGTCACACGTGATCTTTTATTCACCGGAAAACAAATCAAAGGTCCTGAAGCCAAAGAAATCGGGCTTGTGGATGAATTATTCAGTGCTGATTCTTTGTTTGGTGAATCATTAAAATTTGCTGAATCCCTTTCCAAACTCACAAACAATTCCAGCCGTGGGATGAAAACTGCCTTACGCGAACCGTACAGAAAAAAGATGGAATCCTTATTCCAAATTGATGCTGACCTATTCACAAAAGTCATTTTGTCTCCTGATGGACAGGAAGGATTTTTATCATTAATTGAGAAACGTAGACCTAAGTTCAGTACTTGA
- a CDS encoding arsenosugar biosynthesis-associated peroxidase-like protein, whose protein sequence is MAENHYYNAKDLGKFGEIGRTNPALADKFFGYYNAVMAEGALSEREKALIALAVAHALKCPYCIDAYTTTSLQKGADEAQMNEAVHVAAAMAAGINLVHSVQMQNKIDELSF, encoded by the coding sequence ATGGCAGAAAATCATTATTACAACGCAAAAGATCTAGGAAAGTTTGGAGAAATTGGAAGAACTAATCCCGCTCTCGCTGATAAATTTTTCGGATATTACAACGCCGTGATGGCGGAAGGTGCTCTCTCTGAAAGAGAAAAAGCCCTGATTGCTTTGGCAGTTGCTCATGCATTAAAATGCCCGTATTGTATTGATGCCTATACGACCACCTCACTTCAAAAAGGTGCGGATGAAGCACAAATGAACGAAGCCGTTCATGTAGCCGCTGCGATGGCTGCTGGAATCAATTTGGTTCATAGTGTCCAAATGCAAAACAAAATTGATGAACTTTCTTTTTAA
- the arsS gene encoding arsenosugar biosynthesis radical SAM (seleno)protein ArsS (Some members of this family are selenoproteins.) has translation MNVSEQHSTLRSFSGKSFQETIGKTIPARSLKVFQINLGRWCNQACRHCHVDASPIRTEVMDRATVDLCLDLISKIPEIETVDITGGAPEGNPNFKYLVEEVSKLGKRVMDRCNLTILEEPGYEWLYDFLVAHKVEIVSSLPSVMESTTDNQRGKGVFQKSITALKKLNALGYGTTLPINLVYNPNGLFLSSGQVQLEKEYKDTLFKKYGIVFNQLFCINNLPINRFLSSLVRAGKFEMYMETLVNAYNPATVAGLMCLDQISVGYDGSVYDCDFNQMLDLKSREVKHIKDFDLPTYLSREIVVANHCYGCTAGAGSSCGGEIV, from the coding sequence ATGAATGTATCCGAACAACATTCCACCTTACGTTCATTCAGTGGGAAATCATTTCAAGAAACAATTGGGAAAACCATTCCCGCAAGGTCCCTAAAGGTTTTCCAAATCAATCTAGGACGTTGGTGTAACCAGGCCTGTCGGCATTGCCACGTGGATGCTTCTCCCATCCGAACCGAGGTGATGGACCGGGCCACAGTAGATCTTTGTTTGGATTTAATATCCAAAATTCCAGAAATAGAAACGGTTGATATTACCGGTGGTGCTCCCGAAGGAAATCCTAATTTTAAGTACCTAGTCGAAGAGGTTAGTAAGTTAGGAAAACGGGTGATGGATCGTTGTAATTTAACGATTTTAGAAGAGCCTGGTTATGAATGGTTGTATGATTTTTTAGTGGCTCATAAAGTAGAAATTGTCTCCTCTCTTCCTTCTGTTATGGAAAGTACCACTGACAACCAAAGAGGAAAAGGTGTATTTCAAAAGTCTATCACTGCCTTAAAGAAGTTAAATGCACTTGGTTATGGAACTACACTTCCAATCAACTTAGTTTACAATCCCAATGGCCTTTTCTTAAGTTCGGGACAAGTGCAGTTGGAAAAAGAATATAAGGATACTCTTTTCAAAAAATACGGAATTGTTTTTAACCAGCTGTTTTGTATCAATAATCTTCCCATCAATCGATTTCTTTCTTCTTTGGTAAGAGCCGGAAAATTTGAAATGTATATGGAAACTCTAGTCAATGCATACAATCCAGCCACGGTGGCAGGGCTTATGTGTTTGGACCAAATATCAGTAGGATATGATGGTTCTGTTTATGATTGTGACTTCAATCAAATGTTGGATTTGAAATCGAGAGAAGTAAAACATATCAAGGATTTCGATTTGCCAACTTACCTGAGTCGAGAAATCGTAGTAGCAAATCATTGTTACGGATGTACTGCTGGTGCAGGATCTAGTTGTGGTGGGGAGATTGTTTAG
- the map gene encoding type I methionyl aminopeptidase, whose translation MSIQNEKDLQGILKAGKFVAKVRELLKLLAKPGVSTLELDNVAKLEFEKAGAFSAPKFDYKFPGFTCISTNFEIAHGIPKKDTILKNGDLVNIDVSAKLDGYYADTGISFVVGNANETLHKLCETAIEGTMRATKQAFTGNYLRNIGREIHSTAVENGFTVIKNLAGHGTGKKLHEEPQVLVYEEKRDQRKLGNGLVLAIESFISTGSQTAYEEEDGWTLVASNRRGELSYVAQCEHTVIVQNGKPIIATL comes from the coding sequence ATGTCGATTCAAAATGAAAAAGACCTTCAGGGAATTTTAAAAGCAGGAAAGTTTGTGGCAAAGGTTCGTGAACTTTTAAAACTACTTGCTAAACCAGGAGTCTCCACTTTGGAACTAGACAACGTTGCCAAACTGGAATTTGAAAAAGCCGGTGCTTTTTCGGCTCCCAAGTTTGATTACAAATTTCCCGGATTTACCTGTATCAGTACCAATTTTGAAATTGCACATGGAATTCCTAAAAAAGATACCATCTTAAAAAATGGAGATTTAGTCAATATTGACGTTTCTGCAAAACTTGATGGTTATTATGCAGACACAGGAATTTCTTTTGTTGTAGGTAATGCAAACGAAACACTTCATAAGTTGTGTGAAACAGCTATTGAAGGTACGATGAGAGCCACAAAACAAGCGTTTACTGGAAATTATTTGCGAAACATTGGAAGAGAAATTCATTCTACCGCTGTGGAAAACGGATTTACTGTCATTAAAAATTTAGCAGGTCACGGTACAGGAAAAAAGCTTCATGAAGAACCACAGGTGTTGGTTTATGAAGAAAAACGTGACCAAAGAAAATTGGGAAACGGCCTTGTCCTTGCCATCGAATCTTTTATATCTACAGGAAGCCAAACCGCTTACGAAGAAGAAGATGGTTGGACACTCGTGGCAAGTAACCGTCGCGGGGAACTCAGTTATGTGGCACAATGTGAACATACAGTCATTGTCCAAAATGGAAAACCCATCATCGCCACACTTTGA
- a CDS encoding alpha/beta hydrolase, whose translation MTLEIIESGASEENIRGVIVLWPSTGGNARSFRIRDGELEILGLRLIKFNPPSHGNSKGNYDPKTAIQLLDAYLTKSEYKNKELYGIGHSGGGAALMMYAKEVSFRKLFLLSPILDSVLSLRYLYESGSIEEFSRLLLLPELADDLPPNKQILETLSNSNWLDTGKVGHLKVPIQNSRIRLDDLSLFLKNLFLPGFVVDPTLLQKRTNYNIFLPREDKWFPKEYTTRFAKENELNCFEIPEAPDHFFSTSWLTVWKQIQKIGF comes from the coding sequence TTGACTTTAGAAATCATCGAATCAGGTGCCTCTGAGGAAAATATTAGAGGTGTCATTGTCCTTTGGCCGAGTACTGGCGGTAATGCAAGATCCTTTCGGATTCGTGATGGCGAATTGGAGATATTGGGCCTTAGACTGATCAAGTTCAATCCTCCTTCACATGGAAATTCCAAAGGGAATTATGATCCCAAAACAGCCATACAATTGTTAGATGCCTATTTAACAAAATCTGAATACAAAAACAAAGAATTATATGGGATTGGGCATAGTGGGGGAGGGGCAGCCCTGATGATGTATGCCAAAGAAGTTTCCTTTCGAAAATTATTTTTACTATCTCCCATTTTGGATAGTGTTCTTAGCCTTCGGTATTTGTATGAATCAGGTTCTATCGAAGAGTTTAGTCGTCTCCTTCTTTTGCCTGAACTAGCGGATGATTTGCCTCCCAACAAACAAATCTTAGAGACTCTATCGAACTCAAATTGGTTAGATACGGGAAAGGTAGGCCATCTGAAAGTTCCCATTCAAAACTCTCGAATCCGATTAGATGATTTATCTCTATTTTTAAAGAATCTTTTTTTACCTGGATTTGTGGTAGATCCAACCCTTCTCCAAAAACGAACTAACTACAATATCTTCTTACCAAGAGAGGACAAGTGGTTCCCCAAAGAATACACAACTCGTTTTGCAAAAGAGAACGAACTAAACTGTTTCGAAATTCCAGAAGCTCCCGACCATTTTTTTTCTACTTCCTGGCTTACCGTCTGGAAACAAATCCAAAAGATTGGTTTTTAA
- a CDS encoding MAPEG family protein: METIYLTLIGFTLWTLGLGVFLTTYRSILVLLGKKKSNEFPAGIQHGSDFNWRLNRAHLNSLENLPLFMTVVFLTSNLGMIDHFVNQAGLVILGARVLQSLTHLTSTNVLAVNIRFTFYMIQIVTYIVLLVRLV; encoded by the coding sequence GTGGAAACTATTTATCTGACACTCATTGGATTTACACTTTGGACTTTGGGACTTGGTGTCTTTTTGACTACGTATCGAAGTATTTTAGTGTTACTTGGAAAAAAGAAATCGAATGAATTCCCTGCCGGGATCCAACATGGTTCGGATTTTAATTGGAGATTGAACCGTGCCCATCTCAACAGTTTGGAAAACCTTCCCTTATTTATGACAGTGGTTTTTTTAACCTCCAATTTAGGTATGATTGATCATTTTGTGAACCAAGCAGGCCTTGTGATTTTAGGAGCAAGGGTTTTACAATCCCTCACTCATCTAACATCTACTAATGTCCTGGCGGTGAACATTCGGTTTACATTTTATATGATTCAAATTGTAACCTATATTGTTCTTTTGGTCCGTCTTGTTTAG
- a CDS encoding NAD(P)H-dependent glycerol-3-phosphate dehydrogenase, translating to MKIGIIGAGSFGTALGSILADKGYDVTLWTRSEDQARSINEKHMNTKHMPDLVLPEKLKADTNLIHVVKDKDMIVSAPPSHALSGILKEIKDHIPSKVPIVSASKGIENESLRLVSEIFESELPGQFHSQLSYLSGPSFAKEMVRRVPTIVSIASKNEATAKRVQEIFSFTYFRTYWTPDVVGVEVGGALKNVIAIAAGVADGLGFGQNTRAALITRGLNEITRMGIKMGADPMTFLGPSGMGDLVLTCCGEGSRNRTVGFRLGKGEKLKDILASMNEVAEGVKTTLSAKNLSDKLGVEMAITQEVYRMLYEDKDPKEVVKALMSRDLKREGV from the coding sequence ATGAAGATTGGTATCATTGGCGCCGGAAGTTTTGGCACTGCACTAGGTAGTATTTTAGCGGACAAGGGTTACGACGTGACCCTTTGGACTCGAAGTGAGGATCAGGCAAGGTCCATCAACGAAAAACATATGAATACCAAACATATGCCTGATTTGGTACTCCCTGAAAAATTAAAAGCGGATACCAATCTCATCCATGTCGTCAAAGACAAAGATATGATTGTTTCGGCTCCCCCAAGCCACGCCCTTTCGGGGATTTTAAAAGAAATTAAAGACCATATTCCATCCAAAGTGCCCATTGTTTCTGCATCCAAAGGGATCGAAAACGAAAGCCTTCGGCTTGTTTCCGAAATTTTTGAATCCGAACTTCCGGGACAATTTCATTCGCAGCTTTCTTATCTCTCTGGACCTAGTTTTGCCAAAGAAATGGTGAGGCGAGTTCCAACCATTGTTTCCATCGCTTCCAAAAATGAAGCCACCGCCAAACGAGTGCAAGAGATCTTTAGTTTTACTTACTTCCGAACTTATTGGACTCCCGATGTGGTTGGGGTCGAAGTGGGTGGTGCTTTAAAAAACGTCATCGCGATTGCAGCAGGTGTTGCCGACGGTCTTGGTTTTGGCCAAAATACAAGAGCTGCTCTCATTACACGCGGGTTAAACGAGATCACAAGGATGGGAATCAAAATGGGAGCTGATCCCATGACCTTCCTTGGGCCATCGGGAATGGGAGATTTGGTTCTTACCTGTTGTGGGGAAGGATCAAGAAATCGAACGGTTGGCTTTCGTTTGGGTAAAGGTGAAAAACTAAAAGATATTTTAGCTTCTATGAACGAAGTTGCGGAAGGTGTCAAAACCACACTTTCTGCAAAAAATCTTTCTGACAAACTGGGTGTGGAAATGGCCATCACCCAAGAAGTCTATCGAATGTTATACGAAGATAAAGATCCGAAAGAAGTAGTCAAAGCTTTAATGAGCCGAGATTTAAAACGAGAAGGTGTCTAA
- a CDS encoding metallophosphoesterase family protein, translating into MKIIYLTDIHDGLHGLKRILQSTAADLYLFSGDIIYKAFFSFDRIIDFCGVQEELYYLLTERKDDSTPFDFTTHAIRFPEKYSTAIVEKSQKYRDLYKLAAKTMKEKYEIIEKLIIKYAKSPVYCLPGNYDLDLQYTELYQREVHRKSFDFNNLKVSGYGGAPIWTSGIPEKLTVVFHEYTKNGKNYSEPEDFFREELPDICWIHNPAYGYFDNIPGVGKCGSQGIRRYLDDESPSLVVSGHVHEDQGIKKTRNTVFINPSNFGAVDSLHGFQEGGYYAEILMEGKKVVQSNLCQLRGEDWHTLIEVDCSEKELKLISQNPISTVSSEDYIRGN; encoded by the coding sequence ATGAAAATCATTTATCTAACGGATATCCATGATGGACTTCATGGTCTAAAACGAATTCTGCAATCCACTGCTGCAGATTTATATTTGTTTTCCGGAGATATTATATATAAGGCTTTTTTTTCATTTGATCGTATCATCGATTTTTGTGGAGTCCAAGAAGAGTTATATTATTTGTTAACGGAAAGAAAAGATGATTCCACTCCTTTTGATTTTACAACTCATGCCATTCGTTTTCCAGAAAAATATTCTACTGCCATTGTAGAAAAATCACAAAAATATCGTGACTTGTATAAACTTGCTGCCAAAACGATGAAAGAAAAATATGAGATCATCGAAAAGCTAATTATCAAATATGCAAAATCACCTGTTTATTGTTTGCCGGGAAATTATGATTTGGATTTACAGTATACCGAATTATACCAACGCGAAGTTCATAGAAAAAGTTTTGATTTTAATAACTTAAAAGTTTCTGGATATGGCGGCGCACCCATCTGGACTTCTGGAATCCCTGAGAAACTAACGGTTGTTTTCCATGAGTACACAAAGAACGGAAAAAACTATAGTGAACCAGAAGATTTTTTCCGAGAAGAACTCCCCGACATTTGTTGGATTCATAATCCAGCCTATGGTTATTTTGACAATATCCCCGGAGTTGGAAAATGTGGAAGCCAAGGAATTCGTCGTTATTTAGATGATGAATCTCCTTCTCTTGTGGTTTCTGGTCATGTACACGAAGACCAGGGAATCAAAAAAACTAGAAATACTGTTTTTATCAATCCATCTAACTTTGGTGCTGTGGACTCTTTACATGGATTTCAAGAAGGCGGATATTATGCCGAAATTCTTATGGAAGGGAAAAAAGTAGTTCAATCTAATCTTTGCCAATTGCGAGGAGAGGATTGGCATACTTTGATTGAAGTGGATTGTTCAGAAAAAGAATTGAAGTTAATTTCACAAAACCCGATTTCCACAGTGAGTTCCGAAGATTATATCCGAGGCAATTAG
- the recG gene encoding ATP-dependent DNA helicase RecG, with the protein MKQGLDLSQSLSSLKGIGPKRKSVLLEHGISTYFELLTYFPRRYLDRNFTKDIILKQGDVVTLLGTIADSYIVHGKKSRLLVGFRTLNNERINLVFFRGVNFFHKIFTVDRKVVVSGKLEYFKGYQILHPEYEFLSDKDDPEDSIHAGRIIPLYPSTEALKEEGLDSKGLRKLMFQVLEGGSIAENLPQKLVKKRELLGRDKAFHEIHFPETMEAVQIARKRFAYEEFFYFQRLLLYKQRERQKVKRMLWPLPKSPSRENLEKNLPFELTEDQKIAVNTILSQTGSDSPAAFLLQGDVGSGKTITALLIGLHYIDNHIQVVFLAPTEILARQHYQTIYKFMGNMPFLGIELLLGGENKKTRLEKLARIKTGESNIIIGTHSLLQEDVVFSDLGLVVIDEQHKFGVDQRETIRSKGKNPDILAMTATPIPRTLCLTLYGDLTLVNIKTKPKGRKPIDTRWYKEDRRTGVYNSIRKYVGSGRQCYIVYPLVEESEKVDLESCTVAYENLRTNVFPDLKIGLLHGKMKSAEKESVMEKFKSGEIQILVTTTVVEVGVDVPNATILVVEHADRFGISQLHQLRGRVGRSDIESFCILMTGDFISDEGKDRLEALVTSNDGYFLAEKDLAIRGPGELLGVKQSGLPEFKIADLVTDRSLLDEAKEDASSFPLDDPTELTELSTRFSEGKFLFAN; encoded by the coding sequence ATGAAACAGGGACTTGATTTATCACAAAGTTTATCTTCGCTAAAAGGAATAGGACCAAAACGAAAGTCAGTTCTTTTAGAACATGGAATCTCAACTTATTTTGAACTGCTTACGTATTTTCCACGTCGTTATTTGGATCGTAACTTTACAAAAGATATTATTTTAAAACAAGGGGATGTGGTCACTCTCCTTGGAACCATCGCTGATAGTTATATTGTTCATGGAAAAAAAAGTAGGTTACTCGTTGGATTTAGAACCCTAAACAATGAACGTATCAATTTGGTTTTTTTTCGTGGTGTGAATTTTTTTCATAAGATCTTTACCGTGGATAGAAAGGTTGTGGTTTCTGGAAAACTAGAATATTTCAAAGGTTATCAGATTCTACATCCTGAATATGAATTTTTATCTGACAAAGATGATCCAGAAGATTCCATCCATGCAGGTCGCATCATTCCTCTTTATCCGTCGACAGAAGCGCTCAAAGAAGAAGGTCTTGATTCTAAGGGGCTACGAAAATTGATGTTTCAAGTTTTGGAAGGAGGAAGTATCGCTGAAAATCTTCCACAGAAACTTGTCAAAAAACGAGAGTTACTTGGTCGTGATAAAGCTTTTCATGAAATCCATTTTCCGGAAACGATGGAAGCCGTACAAATTGCACGGAAAAGATTTGCTTACGAAGAATTTTTTTATTTTCAAAGACTCCTTCTTTATAAACAAAGAGAAAGGCAAAAAGTAAAACGTATGCTTTGGCCACTTCCCAAATCTCCTTCCAGGGAAAATTTGGAAAAAAATCTTCCCTTCGAGTTGACGGAAGACCAAAAAATAGCAGTCAATACGATTTTGTCACAGACAGGTTCCGATTCCCCGGCAGCCTTTTTACTCCAAGGGGATGTGGGCTCTGGAAAAACCATAACAGCCTTACTCATTGGTCTTCATTATATCGATAATCATATCCAAGTGGTTTTTTTAGCACCTACAGAAATTTTGGCACGCCAACATTACCAAACCATTTATAAATTTATGGGAAACATGCCTTTTCTTGGCATTGAACTTCTGCTTGGTGGTGAAAATAAAAAAACACGTTTGGAAAAATTGGCAAGGATCAAAACTGGTGAATCCAATATCATCATAGGAACACATTCCCTACTGCAAGAAGATGTAGTTTTTTCTGACCTTGGGCTTGTTGTGATTGATGAACAACATAAGTTTGGTGTGGACCAAAGAGAAACCATACGTTCCAAAGGAAAAAATCCCGATATTTTGGCAATGACGGCCACACCGATTCCTCGAACTCTTTGCCTAACTTTATATGGTGATTTAACTTTAGTTAATATCAAAACAAAACCCAAAGGCCGTAAACCCATTGACACTCGTTGGTACAAGGAAGATCGAAGGACAGGAGTTTATAATTCGATTCGTAAATATGTTGGTTCAGGTAGACAATGTTATATTGTTTATCCTTTAGTGGAAGAATCGGAAAAGGTAGATTTAGAATCCTGTACAGTCGCTTATGAAAACTTAAGAACAAATGTTTTCCCTGATCTAAAAATTGGTTTGTTACATGGGAAAATGAAAAGTGCCGAAAAAGAATCAGTGATGGAAAAATTCAAATCGGGAGAAATCCAAATCCTTGTCACTACCACTGTGGTAGAAGTGGGGGTTGATGTACCCAATGCAACCATTTTGGTTGTAGAACATGCTGACCGGTTTGGAATCTCCCAATTACACCAGTTACGTGGTCGTGTTGGTCGAAGTGATATCGAAAGTTTTTGTATTTTGATGACGGGTGATTTTATCAGTGATGAAGGAAAAGATCGTTTAGAAGCACTTGTTACTTCCAATGATGGATATTTTTTGGCTGAAAAGGATTTGGCGATCCGGGGGCCGGGAGAACTTCTTGGTGTCAAACAAAGTGGGTTACCTGAATTTAAAATTGCCGATTTAGTGACAGATCGGAGTTTACTCGATGAAGCCAAAGAGGATGCTTCTTCTTTTCCATTGGATGATCCTACTGAACTGACTGAATTGAGTACAAGATTCAGTGAAGGCAAATTTTTATTTGCGAATTAA